The DNA region TTCGGTCAACGAAAAATGCCTGCTGATCCACTGCGGCGTCATCTACACCCGTGTGAAGGCAATTCCCTTGACATCTGTACAGTACGTTTCGATCGCCACCACCCCCTTGCAGCGGCTGTTCGGCATCTGCTCGCTGATTGTGTTCACGGCCGGGAGCAACGCCTACATTCCCGGGCTTGCGCCGGACAAAGCGGACGAACTGCGCGATCTGCTCACCCCGGTGCTGCCGGATGGAGGTGAGGAGCCTGCATAATAAGGAACTGCTCGTGCGTACTCATCCCATCTCGATTGCCGCCTTCCTGTACCGGTTCCTCTTTTTGCTGCTGATCCCGGTGGGGCGTGGTTTTATCACCGCGCTGACCGGCGGTTTGCTGGCCTGGCTGCGCGGTGCGTGGATTGATCTCATCGTGGTGGCTGTGATTCTTGCACTGGCCTATGCGAAATGGGATCAATTCAAATACCATATGGATTCTTCCGGGATATATTTTACTATTGGTATATTTTTTAAGCGCAATTCTTTTATTCCAATGCAGAAGATCTCTACCTTTTCGATCCTGCGCCCTTTTTGGTTCAAACCGTTCCATCTGGTCAAGGTCCGGATCGATACCATCGCGGGTGATCCCGGAAAGGCGGATCTCTCGCTCTACCTGCGTGCCGATGAGGCCGAACGGCTGATGCGGCTGCATGGCGCTGCGCATGAGCAGCAAGCTTCACCCGACATTTCGGCCGAATACCGCCCGCCTGTGCTCGGCGTGGTGTTCCTATCCCTTTTCACTTCGAATTCATTCCTTGGAATTGTCTTTGTTGCAACCTTCATCTCACAGGCGGGCCAGATTTTGGGGGAACAGCTTTCCGAGCTGCTTTTTGCCACCTTCCAGGAGCTTGCGCGGCAGATTGCGATCTCCCTGCCGTTGCTGACCGCCGGCTTCCTTGCCATCCGGCTGCCGCCGATTGCTGCCGGTGTGGCAATCGCACTGCTTGGCGGCTGGCTGGTCGCTTTCCTTTTGAATCTTCTGCAGACGAAAAACCTCCGGGTCCAGCGGAAAAACGACCGCCTCCGGATCAGCGGCGGCATACTGGTAGAAAAGGATTACTCCCTGCGCACCGGGGATATCAGTTTTGTGGACATCCGGCAGAGCCTCGTCACCCGGACACTACGGCTCTATTCGGTCTTTGTCAACGCGATCGGCATTGGAAAAGACAAGTCTGATATCGCGGCCATCATCCCCTTCTCCACCAAAAGCCGCGCCATGCGCCAGCTTGGGCTGCTGCTGCCAGAATACTGTTCGACTCCGCGCCAGCTGAGACCAAACGGCGGCGCTATCTTCAAGTTTATCATCGATCCGCTCTGGCCCTGCCTGCTGATTCCCGCAGCTACCTTCCTGGGAATCTGGCTGCTGCCGAACTGGGCGGAAATTCTGCGCTTCGCAGGCTTTATGCTTTCTCTGCCGGCTTTCTGGTTTTTGGGGGTGCGGCTTATGGATTTCTTCTCATCAGGCGTTTCCCGCAGCGGAAAACATTATACACTTCGTTATTCAAATTTATATTATCTACACACAGTAGTTTTTTCTTATGACAAAATCGCTCTGGTAAACATCCGGCAAAGCATTCTGCAACGCGGCGACAATAAATGCGACCTCGTTGTTTCCACCCGCGCCGAGGGCCGGATGCGCCACCATATCCGGAATATCGGCTGGGATGAAACTGTCGCGCTCTTTGAAGCGCAGGATGCCTGGGCCCCAGCCGACGCGGGGATCCCCAACTGGTACGAACGGATTTTCCAGCGGGCGCTCGCTGTTTGGAACAGGCGTACAGCCGGACGCAAAGATGGCAGCAAAAGGTAACCTTTTTTCGCATAAAACTTTTTCTTTCCTTTTTTACCCTGATCTGGTATTATGATACAAAAAACAAAGGAGCGACAAAATGACCTATAAGCAGGCGACTCAACTGATGGGCCCGATTTACGAGGAGTTGAAAAAAATCAGCACGGACCACGACACGATCGTCAACCAGCTGTCCGATATCTATATGCAGCTTGCTTCCCTTTCCAACGCGCCGCAGTACCAGCCGAGCGAAGAAGGGCTGGTCGGCATCAGTATCCAGCTCCTCACCCTGATCCAGGAGCGGATCATCCCCAGCTCCAAAAGCCTCACAGACAGTATGCAGGGCCTTTCAAACGCAATGGGCGAGATCGATTTTGACCTGCGCGGCAGCAACAGTCCTGCATCCTGAACGCCAAATACCGCCCGCGCGGGAGCAGGTTCGCTCTGCGCGCGGGCGGTTTTTTCAGTTACGCAAAATCGGGCGGTACGACTCGTAAGGAATCGTATCGCCCAATTATTTTCGATTGGGGCCCAACCTGTCAACGCTCCCGTTCTTGATTGATAGATCATCCCGTTTTTTGACCTATCGGCCCATCCACCCGCCGTCAACCAATATAATAGAACCATGGACATAATTGGAAGCCGCCGAAGACAGGAATAAGACCGGGCCGACCAAGTCTTCGGGCGTTCCCCATCGCCCGGCGGGAATCCGCACGCTAATCTGTTCGCTGCGCACCGGATCGTCACGCAGAGCCGCCGTATTATCAGTCGCCATATAGCCTGGGGCGATTGCGTTGACATTGACTCCGCGCGCGGCCCATTCATTGGAAAGCGCCTTGGTCAATTGCGCCATCCCTCCCTTTGCCGCAGCATAGGCGGGAACCGTAAACCCGCCTTGAAAACTGAGAAGCGAGGCAATGTTGATGATTTTTCCGTGTCCCTGCGTCAGCATGATGCGTCCCGCAAGCTGGGACAGCTGGAAAACGGAGGTCAAATTGACCTGCAAAACCTGATTCCAATCTTCAAGCGGAAACTCTTCACATTTATGGCGAATCTGCATCCCGGCATTGTTGACCAGGATATCGATCCCGCCCAAAAAAGACATTGCTTTTTCAAATGCGCGGTTCACGCTGCTCTGGTCGGAAAAATCACTGACTACAGGCCATACGTTTGATTTTTCACCCGCCAGTTCCCGTGCAGTCTGCGTCACTTTTTCATTCGTACCCATGACGACAATATCCGCGCCGGCATCGTGAAGGCCTTTGGCAATCCCTTTTCCCAAGCCGCGGCTCGCGCCGGTAACAATTGCCCTTTTGCCAGAGATGTCAAATAGTTTCTCCAAAAGCTTCCTTCCCTTCTCTTCATTCATTTCCATCATGACAGGAAATTAGAACCTTGAGCGGATGTTCTTCCGGATCATGTGCAACTGCAAAGGCCCTCGCGCCCTGGCCGACTGGAATTCTGTGCGAAATCAGCTCTCCAAGCTGGGCTTTGAGCCGAACCGCATAACGCGCGGCGATCTCAAAGTCGACTGTCGAATATACGCGGGAGCCGATCAGATGAATTTCTTTGAAATTCAATGCGCGCAGATCAACCGGCAATGGCTGCTTGGGAACGCTCATCATCACAACCGTCGCTTTGCAGCGCACATATTCCATCATGTTCCTCACCGCCACCGCGTTCCCCGAACATTCAAACAGTAAATCCGCCCCCTCCCCATCGGTCTGCGAACGGATCAACTCCACCGGGTCGTGGGTTTTCAGGTCAATTGCCGCAAACCCATACGCTTTGCAGCGTGCCAGCCGAAAATCGTCAATTTCCGTTACAAAAATCCGGGAAGCGCCCATCTCCTGCAGAACGGCCGCGTTGAGCAGGCCGATCGGCCCCGCCCCTGTGACAACTACGGTATCCCCAAACCGGAATCCGCTTTCTCTCACCCCATGTACAATGACTGCCAGTGTTTCCACCATCGCGGCCTCGTCGTCCGCCAGCTCACCCGGCATCAAAAGCAAGTTTCTCTCCGGTATGGCGACATACTCCTGCATTCCGCCGTCACAATCGATCCCTATCAATTTCAAGGTGTTGCAGACGTGCTCGTTCCCCGTCCGGCAGGGCAGGCAATGTCCGCATGTGATCAGCGGGTTTACTACCACTCGATCTCCCGGATGGAACCGGACGCAGGCTGTTCCAACGGATTCTACCCGTCCGGAAATCTCATGCCCGGGAACCAGCGGCGGTTTCGCCCGGGGGTGCTTATCCGATACGATCGCCATATCTGTTCCACAAATTCCGGCAAAACTGACCCGGATCAGAGCCTCCTGCGGACCAGGCACAGGTAAAGCCCGTTCTTGCGTAGCAAAAACGCCGCTGCCCATATAGGTAAGTGCCTTCAAACCGTTCCCTTCTCTCTGTCAGTTTCTCTCCTTTTCATAAGCGCTGAAAAAATCAATCAGATTGCGCGCCGCGGCAACCCCCATGCGGTAGTTCGATTCCTGGGTATGGGTCGCAATATGCGGAGTGGCAACCACATTGTCCAGCACCAGCAAACGGTTCCCAACAGGCGGCTCCTGTGCGTAAACATCCAGTCCGGCCGCCCGGATGCGCCGGGAAACAAGCGCCTCGTAAAGCGCGTCTTCATCGACAATGCCGCCCCGCGATGTGTTGATCAGCACCGCTTCCGGCTTCATCAGGGAGATCGTATCGCGATTGATCATTTTTTGGGTTTTTTCGGTCAACGGAAGGTGCAGAGATATGATGTCCGCGTGCCGCAATGCCTCTTCAAAAGAACAGGCCACGGCATCCTCCTGCGCAAAAGCGCCGGGTTCGACACAGGGGTCGTAAATCAACAGCTTGCAGGAAAACCCCTGAAGACGGTGCGCAACAGCCTGGCCGATATTGCCAAACCCAATGAGCGCCACTGTTTTTTCATAAAGATCATTCGCAAGCGATTTGCTCGTCCAGTCCGGTGTGTCGCAATGAATTTCGTTACGCCTGAGCTGCCTGAGTATATTCAGCATCAAAAGCAGCGTCAGATCTGCCACCGATTCGTTATTTGCATTTGGCGTCGTGGTTACTTTGATTCCCCGTTCCTTCGCCAGTTCCAAATCGATGCTGTCAAGCCCCACCCCATGCTTGGAAATCATCTTTAAGTTGGGACAATGATCCATAACATAGCGGTCTACCACATCCGAACCGGTGATAATCCCATCCGAATCTCCGATCAGACGCGCAATCCGTCGAGTATCCTCAGGCAGGTCATTTCGTTGCAGATTGACTTCAAAGTAGCGGTTTAACAGCTCTAACGGCTCATTCGAGCAAGCGGAAAACGATCGTGACAGAATCGTTACTTTGTATTTTCTGGTTTCACCCATGATGATACCTCTATGTGCATGATTTTTCTAACAATTGGGAAAGGTCCGCAGGGCCAGAGCTTTCCAGCCCTGCAGGCCGCCTTCACACTCTGTGTTACGCATTTATTACGCTGTCAAGCAATTCTTTTCCGATCTTATCAGCAAACTGTGGATAAATTGCCTGTGCCGCTTCCTGCCACGGTTTTTTCTGCTCCTCCGTCAAAACGGTAATCTGCACGCCGTTGTCTTTGCAGGTCTGCAGATATTCCTCATCCAAGTCGCTGACCGCCTGCCT from Anaerotruncus rubiinfantis includes:
- a CDS encoding PH domain-containing protein, which gives rise to MEVRSLHNKELLVRTHPISIAAFLYRFLFLLLIPVGRGFITALTGGLLAWLRGAWIDLIVVAVILALAYAKWDQFKYHMDSSGIYFTIGIFFKRNSFIPMQKISTFSILRPFWFKPFHLVKVRIDTIAGDPGKADLSLYLRADEAERLMRLHGAAHEQQASPDISAEYRPPVLGVVFLSLFTSNSFLGIVFVATFISQAGQILGEQLSELLFATFQELARQIAISLPLLTAGFLAIRLPPIAAGVAIALLGGWLVAFLLNLLQTKNLRVQRKNDRLRISGGILVEKDYSLRTGDISFVDIRQSLVTRTLRLYSVFVNAIGIGKDKSDIAAIIPFSTKSRAMRQLGLLLPEYCSTPRQLRPNGGAIFKFIIDPLWPCLLIPAATFLGIWLLPNWAEILRFAGFMLSLPAFWFLGVRLMDFFSSGVSRSGKHYTLRYSNLYYLHTVVFSYDKIALVNIRQSILQRGDNKCDLVVSTRAEGRMRHHIRNIGWDETVALFEAQDAWAPADAGIPNWYERIFQRALAVWNRRTAGRKDGSKR
- a CDS encoding phosphoglycerate dehydrogenase, encoding MGETRKYKVTILSRSFSACSNEPLELLNRYFEVNLQRNDLPEDTRRIARLIGDSDGIITGSDVVDRYVMDHCPNLKMISKHGVGLDSIDLELAKERGIKVTTTPNANNESVADLTLLLMLNILRQLRRNEIHCDTPDWTSKSLANDLYEKTVALIGFGNIGQAVAHRLQGFSCKLLIYDPCVEPGAFAQEDAVACSFEEALRHADIISLHLPLTEKTQKMINRDTISLMKPEAVLINTSRGGIVDEDALYEALVSRRIRAAGLDVYAQEPPVGNRLLVLDNVVATPHIATHTQESNYRMGVAAARNLIDFFSAYEKERN
- a CDS encoding PH domain-containing protein, which codes for MTLQKPDLHVLTVWRLRLLLVAILPSFLSAYFAPHIGLVWWVFTAAWIFAFLGFYIFYYPIKYRKLAYSVNEKCLLIHCGVIYTRVKAIPLTSVQYVSIATTPLQRLFGICSLIVFTAGSNAYIPGLAPDKADELRDLLTPVLPDGGEEPA
- a CDS encoding zinc-dependent alcohol dehydrogenase, which codes for MGSGVFATQERALPVPGPQEALIRVSFAGICGTDMAIVSDKHPRAKPPLVPGHEISGRVESVGTACVRFHPGDRVVVNPLITCGHCLPCRTGNEHVCNTLKLIGIDCDGGMQEYVAIPERNLLLMPGELADDEAAMVETLAVIVHGVRESGFRFGDTVVVTGAGPIGLLNAAVLQEMGASRIFVTEIDDFRLARCKAYGFAAIDLKTHDPVELIRSQTDGEGADLLFECSGNAVAVRNMMEYVRCKATVVMMSVPKQPLPVDLRALNFKEIHLIGSRVYSTVDFEIAARYAVRLKAQLGELISHRIPVGQGARAFAVAHDPEEHPLKVLISCHDGNE
- a CDS encoding SDR family oxidoreductase, which translates into the protein MEKLFDISGKRAIVTGASRGLGKGIAKGLHDAGADIVVMGTNEKVTQTARELAGEKSNVWPVVSDFSDQSSVNRAFEKAMSFLGGIDILVNNAGMQIRHKCEEFPLEDWNQVLQVNLTSVFQLSQLAGRIMLTQGHGKIINIASLLSFQGGFTVPAYAAAKGGMAQLTKALSNEWAARGVNVNAIAPGYMATDNTAALRDDPVRSEQISVRIPAGRWGTPEDLVGPVLFLSSAASNYVHGSIILVDGGWMGR